The DNA sequence AGTGGTCGAACGGGAGACTTGTGTGGTGGGCGTGTCTCAGGCCCAGAGGAGTTGTCACTTTTCACCAAAAAGGAGGTGGTTGCGGCAAGGCTATGGGTTGGGACCGAAGTCGACTTGGGCTTTAGCCAGATCGAAGTGGCGTCAGTGGACTGCGGTCATGGGACAGTGAGCTAGGTTCTATGGATGGCTGGGATGGATCTGGGGGACGAAGGTGCATGGACGCCTTAATCTGGTTCGAAGGCAGGATCCTTTTTGCCGGTTGGTGTGGGGTGATGGTTGTGATAGTTGGTGTCGCCTATTGGTGGTCTGACGGGGCCGCGGagtgttggtggtggtggcacTACGGCGGCGAAGGGATGACGGGTTTAGAGGTGGGGAGGTAGAGGTGCAGCTTCTATTGTGGGCCGAGAAGAATGGGCACTGGTTCCTGGCCGGCTTGGCCTTTTGGGCCTTACCGGGGCTGGTAAATGGGTTTGGGTTCAAACCTTAGGCCCTGCcctagttgttgttgttgttgtttttatttttattttttaacctTTACCCCACCTCACCTAACCCTTACATATGTTagtgagaatcgaacccatgacctttacaatgttagAATGATAATTGACTTGTTGGTCATAGCTCACCGGCCAAATAAGTACTTTGTTGCTATGACTCGAACATGAGACCTGCCCTAGTTGTTTTATTATTTAGAgttgttatttttttaatgttgTTTAGTTAAgcgagcaataagtccctacacTTATCATATAGGGCTAGTCGAGGTTTTTGTCTGTatgtgcactcaaagtgccttgtctgTTCTAGGTAGGCAGCGAGTTCATTGCTtagtcaaatggtcgctaccacCTAGTGGCAGAGTGAGATTAAGTGTTGTCGGATCTATCTTCtagcggcaacatagtaggaaacaTTTGTTTATGATAATTATGTTAcgttgtaatcgagttatctttccgttatgttactgctatgtcaaagcaaattgaATAGGCAGTGGCCCAGTAtgacactctttgctagttggtgcttgttggAATACATGTCTTCtgtagagattcctgatattatttcaggaaaGATTATTCTAATTAGAGGTTTAGGCCAAATGTCCCCCTCCCCTctttgtattcgacagtttcattaattatggtttgagggcagccgcatcaGCCATTCAttcaccccaaaaaaaaaactacaaccaaagataaatgattttattatataaaaaaattcgTAACTTGAATATAAGTTTGATGTacattattagttttttttttttggaagcaaatagggGGCCTTCCCCTTACttgaatttattaaaaaagtaaaaagaaaagaaggaactTAGGAGGGGGACCAAACCAAACCTCCCTACAAAAgcaacaaaaaagaaacaagctaTCATAACAAAAATTGGGGAATACCCAATTGGTTACTCTGACAATGCGATCAAATAAAAGATGGTGGAGCATCTCACACCACCATATAATTACGAGAAGTTGTACCATAATTCGCCAAAACATCAGCTACCTTATTACCTTCACAAAAAATATGTGATACAGGAAAAGTCATTTGAGAAATCTTGTAAAAGCAATTGAGCCAGCTAATACGAAATTGCCAGGGGACCAACAAAGGAGACTTAATAAAATCTAGAATAAGAGAAGAATCAACTTCTAACCATATGTGCTTCCAATCATGAACCCAGGCCAGCTCAATTGCCTTAATCACAACCATCACCTCTGCCGCAATGAAACTAGGAATCTAAAGATTAGAAGCAAAAGCTCCAAGAAAACGTCCCATATGATCCCTAAACATAGCTCCATAACCTCCAACCCCCACATCATGTTTCCAAACTCCATCAAAATTAATCTTAATCCAACCAATCATTATTAGCTCATTCTTACTCTTTGAATCGAACTAAAAAATTCGTTATGACAATGTTAAAAAGAGGTAGAGCTAGAGTTGAAATTTTGGGTGAACTTAACTTTTTTGTTTGAGTGAGATGGGTTGCATACAGATATTTAGATAGCTTTAGCTTAAGTTTGGCTAATAGTATTGAGAAGGTAAGCTTACCTTTTGCTCCGTCCCGAATATTAGAATTGTGTTTGTACAAAGTCATGGTTTGGATGTTCTTTAAACTACCATGCCGATATACTTCTTCCCCTTTGTTCTGGGTTACATTCTGACCTACAATAGTCTAACATGTACTTCATGTCTTCATTTAACGGTGCAGTCACTATGACCTAATAATTTTAAACAATTCTATGATAAACATATGAATTATTAAGTTTTTGAGTCTCAATTGATATTTAAGTCGTATTATAAGTCttcatgtaatttattttcaatgaaGAAAATGGTTCCTAACCCTGTCTTAGACAATTTCACCAGGAACCCTAAGCCAAAGACCACGTTTGATTCGCGAGAGgtaagcatcaggaaaggaaatttgtttattttttgcgTTTGGGatacaaaaggaaaggaaagtgaAGAATGGAAAATAAGGGGAAAGTAGTTTATTCCAAACACAAAGAAAtcactttcctttttctttccttgcatttattactcataacacattattttattatattaattacaaactttttaataattttgttgataactttcttaatGTTATCAAATATCGGAATGGAAAGTTATTGAAAAAATTCATTCCCTTTCTTATGGGAAAGTCTATGCCATCAAGAATCACTTTCCTTTCTGTAAACTAAACGAGGCCTAAGACTGTGGTCATCATCCCTCCAGGATGAAAATGAAAACAACACTACGCCATCGATCCtggattttgttttcttgttacCAAGTAAACTATACACTAATACTGGATTGCTATAATAGTATCAAACACTGGCAATATTAATTACTTTGCCTTCCATTTTGGGTAGACATGGAAATGTATAATTCCAGACACACAACTTCCTATATAAAGCCCCACCATTGCCTACCCAAACAGTTTTGCTCTGCTTTCAAACCCACACTGCTCCATCACCCTCCAAGCTAGCTAGTCATGGCGAAACGTTTCAGGCTCCGGATATGCAGGGTTATTCCCTCCTTCCAATCCTGCCGTTCAAAAGACCCCGCTTCTCTCCCTGCCAATCCCGTCCCTTCATTTCTCCGACCATCCCCATCACTCAACCACCACCTCACCACCCCACCATCCAAATCCCATCACTCCTCCTCCATCAAACGCCACGTGTCCTCCGCATTCGGCTGCGGCTTCGGAACAAAACCAACCCTTTCCGACGACGACGACCACAGCGGATCATTGCCGCCGGAGCTGTTCGAGTGGGAAAGAGAGGACAAGTGGCACGTGGTCGCCATGGTCAATGAAGACAAAACCCCCCGTCGCAAAATCTACACTTCCTCGGCCTCCGCTGACTCCGACCGCGACGACGCCGTTTCGctttctttctctcctcctccacctccgcCTCCTTCCTCggcggagaagaagaaaaaacaaagactgaggaaaaagaaaacaacgacGAGTCGTATGATCCGCTTCAGCACCTCCTCCGCCGAGAGCGGACTCTTCAGCGACGAAGATGAAGAAAACGAAACCCTAGTCTCCTTTTCCACCGACTCCTCCGCCGATATATTCACGCGCCACCTGGCAACGATCCGCGAGACGACCCCTAGGcggaggaagaagacgaagagtAAAGCTAAACGCAGCGTTTCAAGGAAGAGTGTTGAGTTTGAGTCCCCTAGGCTGTCGGTGTTTCAGAGGCTTATACCGTGCAGTGTCGACGGGAAGGTTAGGGAGAGTTTCGCGGTGGTGAAGAAGTCGGAGGATCCGTACGAGGACTTCAAGAGGTCGATGATGGAGATGATATTGGAGAAGCAGATGTTTCATGAGAAAGAACTGGAGCAGTTGCTGCACTGCTTCTTGTCTTTGAATGCGAGGGAGCACCATAGGGTCATTGTGCAGGCTTTCTCTGAGATTTGGGAGGGTTTGTTCTGTGGTAGTGCAAGGTCGTCAGGAGCTAGAGTTTCTAGAGCTCTTTAGTTGAGCTCTATGTGTTTGCAGTGGAGATTAGTCCGTGTAATAATTAATTACATGTATGGCAGGGTTAATGTGAAGATTATTAACGTGTTAATTTATCTAGAGACTTGATCTTGGTCATGCATCTCTTCTTATTCTACGTGAACGTTAGGGTTTGTTGCGAGGATATGTACAAAGCGGTTCTTATTGAAGCGTACCTTTTAAATTATTACAAATGCGTCTATAATTAAGAAAGCACCTTTAGCTAGGTCTGTTCGATCCACTGTATTTGCAAGTTGTtctaattttctgattttccaaaAGCACTTCAAATACATCTAACAACAAGTTATGCACATTAAAATTGTTAGACGTTGATGTGTTGATGTAAATTTAAACATCATATACATGgatacactttttgtttttggtcgtGATACTTCAATAGATACGTAATACTAGTTATAGACTTATATTTTTGAGAAATTAACAGTACAATAAGGAATAATGCCAATTGTACGTACGGTGATGCACTCAATCATCTACGTACATAATCTCACGTAATGCTTCTGAATTCTGATACTGTGAAGAGCAAAATCTCTAGCCTGGTAACTCATTGTGCTTAGTACGTACACATCACAATCTATACTGTCttgtttaattcttgttttaCTTTGTTTAATTGATGAGTATTCTCATTCCTCTAATAGTACAATTATCATGAGCTTTACCTTAGCTTATATACAAACTTACATGCATTCATGAATATTCTCCTTATAATTGTAAAGCGGGATGGAATTGGGAGCTAGGGGACTGATAAAAGCCGTGTCGAACGGAGCCATGGAAGGGATCTAATTACTAAAGTTAAAAGTGAATGCAACACCTAATCAACGAGTTtgcactttttttgtttttggtggaCATGGCATGATGGTCCTTTTGACAGGACCAACACAGTAAAATGCGAAATGAGATGTTAATTAGGATGCTGGACTTGTATTTGACTTAATGATTAAAAGCCAGCCTCCGCTCCTAATGACTAAAATGATGTTTAGGATGAGTAAAGCTAATCCTAGCTATCTCTCCTACGTGCTTCTCATGGAAAGTATCCATAGGTTAACATGAGAATTGAAAAACAATATGTGAAACAAGTGTCTGTGTATATGCAAGGGCTGAGGCTCATTTGTTTGGGTTTTGATGTTTTCTAAACTTTTAACATGTTACAGCTTATTCTCCTAAACTTATAGAAATATTGTTCATTTGTCAGTTTGATCGTTCCGTAAATAATGAAATAACGTTTAATTCTACAAATTCAATCTTACTAAAATCATAATTGAGTTAGGTAAATCGATACGCTCATACGATTGAAGAAATTGTCTTAACATATTTTGAAACTTACAGAATCGTGAGAGTGTATTTTACTTAAGTAAAAAAATAGTGATTATAATTTAAATGAATGTGAGTTGAAGTTTGAAgaaatcatataaaaaaaatatgtaaacATGTTTTTGTgaacataaatatatattttatcaCACAAACATATTTCAACGTTGTCGGTGCATATCAACAAAAGAACTGTCCAACAGTGACATTGgaagaaaatcttcttctaGGTTCACCAAGAAATCCGGCAGCCAATTGCTGGCTTTGGTCCTAGTAAGGTTCATGATTATAAAAGAGACCAAACCGAGTTCTTCTTTGTTTGTCAACAAAATAGTTTCATCTAAAAGTTGCTCCATAACAGTGTCTAAgaccaaacaaagaaaatagtacCTAGAATGTATTACAGTTAATTTGTAAGTGTTTATCTAGAAGAGACAATATTCTTAACTATAATGAGCTAGCGACATCACCAAAATATGACCCATAATAGACCAGTGCAACGTGacacttctttctttctctacaGACTCTGTCACTCTATCTTTTTACGCACAAACGGAATCAAAGAAAATTTCCCTTCAATCAATTCTCGCACACGTAACGTAAAGGGTAGCCTTGCCAGAATGCCAGCCCTAGCCTTATGGGAATCACCagcagagagagagtgtgtgtgtgataTGTCCGCAGATGATGTGACGAAATAAATATACGACTCTCATGACCAGTCCTCATCAGGTCAGGTGTTGCTCTCTACCAGCTAGCTACCCCtcattgttcattttcattatctCTGAGCTTCCACTATTGCTCTGAATAACTATGACGATTTGAACCACTGCAGTCAAAAGTAAGACTTCACTCATACTGTTAATGGCTACCGGGTCTGGGTAGGTATACCCCGTCGTTTTCAATCTTGGCCGAAGAGAATGAATCTTACTGGAAACGGTGCGTTTCGATCTCACACACGGCGTCAGAGATTCTTTCCCACCTGAGAAAGAGAAATGTGGAGCTCTTCTTCCGATGAACCTTGGCTTTTGGCGCATGAGCTGATATATTTCAGAGCTCAGTAATCTCTCTCTGTGTTGAGTCAGTGAGTCACCAGTTACGTATTTCCACCGTTGGATTCTTATCTCTTGTGTTAGCTTGGGATTGAGGCTAAGAATCAAAGATTCAAAGACTGGCTTGTTCCTATTTCCCATAACACCTCTGGCTTGATTAGTTATATCTTGTCCCAGAAATTACATGAAAGATTTAAAGGCTAGGCCGCTAGGGTTTAGCTGGGGGTTTATTGAGACTTCAAAAGAAATATGGGATTTGATGGCATTTATTGCttaagaggaaatcaaggagagCGCCTATATCCTGTGTCACATGTCACTATTTATAGAGCATGATTATTTTTAGAATGTAGTTTGACACTTGTAGAACAACAAAACATTGAacaatttttaataaattatcttacttttcaatttttaaatattgTAAAGAAAAAAAGCATTAGAGATTATCAATATTTCCTCAATTAGAATACATTTTCAAAATTATGTTCTAATGGTAACATTAATAAACATGAGAGTTTAATTAGAAATGTGGCATGATATGATTTGACGTGTTGGGAGGTAGCGAAATATGTTAAACCTTGTTAACACTATATTTTCTTCAAATTCTCTTATACCATAAGCTAATAGTTGAGCATGATTTTTAGAAGTCTTCTAACATAACACTAAAAcctcaaataattttttttttttacattttattattttctcaGTTTGAAAAATCGTAAACGAAAGTGTTGTGATTTTAGAGTTCCGTCAGTTTGACAAGTGCTTAAAAGTTATTAATTGAGAGAGGAAATATTTCAATGAGAAAATAAAActattgtttaaggaaaactgaattggaagagaattgagttgtgctttcattgataatagaagcctctttatatagaggattacaagacatagataCCGAATTGTACAagaaaagataatcgtacaattaatcggatatctatgaatatctccgacaatatttctaattcaaaaccctattacaactaggtcaagtaacctagagtttgggccaaacacatatttggatttacttaaacactcccccttgtgttgcccaaatgtggtggtcctctcgttgcctcattaaaaactttgtcgagtaacaaaaacccagtgggacaaaaataatctcggtcgaaaggggaaaagagcacaacacagctttcacgtttcgagactatacatgtctgcatctccccctgatgtctgcatctccccctgatgactacggtcatgggagttcggataactccagcaaacgatgctaccaacatgtttctcgaaagtggaatttaggcaatgacttagtgagcaagcctgccacactgtctttagattgaacctagttcactttgatcttgaggagagtctgttgttgctgattatgcttggtgttgtcgcttttaatgtagccttgcttcatttattcaaaacaagcaccATTATCCTATACGCTCATAGGCtgatctgtggtagacttcgaaccacaattgttcgaacatgcgtaattatggatccaatccatatacattcacaaaccacttcgtgaagagcaataatctgtgcattgttcgaagatatagagactagggtctattttgtagacctccaagatatcacggtctttacctatagtgaacacttaaccagtctgggaatgacctttgtgtgggtcagagagatacccaatatcagcaaaaccttccaaaacacatgtcgttttgggatggggatagtggacgcaggccagcgCTGGTAGCGtccctggtgtgtgatgggtccaaatccatcatctctctgtaggggtaaaacaaactcatatcaatcgtacatctcaagtaccgaaagatatctttcacACCAATCTAAtgacgtcgcgttggcgcagagctatatctagctaacaagttcattgcaaatgagatgtccggtctctagattgagtggcggtgggtcgtagacgaattagcatagcttcatgcgatattacatcaccccaagcagatatgcGCACCAATATCCAGCCTACCATCATAGttgtttccgcgagaccatttgggtgtgtacatgaggatatgatgtccaacatcagtccctaatgcaataaccattgaaagtcttcgatgtaaactctctagcattgtcaagtccaattgacggaataggatgatctggggagtgagcccattgtcatatgatatgtgctaggagtgtagtatacgtagaatttataggtggacaatggcacaacatgcGACCAatgtgtttgcatgtcaaccaacatcatgagatatttaaacgtccacaagttggttgaatcagtccacaaaaTCCCCACGGACTCTATGtaaaaacaaaatgagtattttcaaaTCGTtttcataggacggtctcagtcctaatttccctaaggaacgagctttgtaaaacgagcgagaggctttagaagcaaccaataaagattttggttgggcctgagcgtctgaaacgctatttgaagcaaagttggtgattttagcatcacctagggcgccatcaccatgatggatgtcatccatggcgtcatggatagggactgtgtcagccttaggctggtggtggacagcGGCGGCGGCTgcagtcacacttagtccaggactcaacttttgattcatgcttcgtttcgctcgagagaactgatgtccgtgtgaagtctttagtagacgaacCATCATTTTATGACTAGaatgacctatcatgtcgtgacaaagccaatatgtgtctaaatccaagagatcttctctcataactttattggatttaatagctcgaatagtgacatagagtccactagaaagacacataaacttctctaagatgcgcctttgttcgcaatcgttagaggtattgcaaaggaactcatttatgttctctacatgcgttttcgcatgaaattcgttggctattcataggtgcgatttgccctaggagcgtagagagtttctgtgacaataatcaaggtgtaATTCgacaaggggaacttgggctattccatgtccttgaattaatactgatggcccagccatcgtagttacaaagtaatatgctcagaatcaaaatagagtcaaaatggagtcataatgaaaagaactcgaaattttattcataagccaacagagtacatcattgtctcttaaccattaggagaatctaatccaaatgttagctaatgcaaaacaaaggtagtcatttgatttctttcagtaactccaaaataagtatgaccaggtgagtaaagagatgtcggtggagcaaagctcacttaagtaccacttatctcaaaaccttcctagacatcatactcattttggatgagcctatatgaagaaaaactaaaccaatgacatttactacaaagtatatggcaattgcctattacatctcttggaaaaataaagacttaaacataattgacgatctattgatcccagccaaatttgtagtcttcaacccttcactgtagatcatcttcttaatcttcttgttccacatagtgagcttctcttgcttcacaatatgttttgtaggcggtgacaacttcttcacgagctcttcaaatgtgtgcccaatgaccggatactccacatcgagaacatacatctctttgctcagactccattgattgaggcgctttgaaagcgtcattttgatggctcttaatgttggtggcaccaccaacatggccaaaggcgttgcctccctctctctttccgcgttgacctcttcggttccgtgttctcctattttggcggttaccttcctaagtagagcgattatatggaccagaacgcccaaaagtatccctaagattagggtttttcTCTTGGTgtcctctcttaggggcgcgactataattcgattgtggaatatgctctgtttccacggatctcgaattatagttcttcacaaggatgttgtcatgcttttcagcgacattcatagcgctaatgagctcatgaaaccttgtaatCCATCCTGCAATAACATCAAttcaatagttcttagcaaccatcaatgcagagacggagaaggtagagagagttttctcaatcaacatcgcatctgtgatttctttaccacagaattccattaaggatttaatgcgaagtgcttccgagttgtattcaagaactgacttgaaatcacaaaagctgaggctatgccatctcacttctaggtcaggaagcagggagtcacggacgttgccaaatctttcttcgagtgaggcCCACAAccttttggggtcttcttcattcatacactcgtactggagcgaatcatccatatgacgagtcatttggatgatggctttcgccttatttgcctctaaggctactctatttgcttccaaagtttaagcttgctcaacagttagcacatcttggctaggcttgagaatcatatccaggattcc is a window from the Rosa chinensis cultivar Old Blush chromosome 2, RchiOBHm-V2, whole genome shotgun sequence genome containing:
- the LOC112189643 gene encoding transcription repressor OFP7, whose protein sequence is MAKRFRLRICRVIPSFQSCRSKDPASLPANPVPSFLRPSPSLNHHLTTPPSKSHHSSSIKRHVSSAFGCGFGTKPTLSDDDDHSGSLPPELFEWEREDKWHVVAMVNEDKTPRRKIYTSSASADSDRDDAVSLSFSPPPPPPPSSAEKKKKQRLRKKKTTTSRMIRFSTSSAESGLFSDEDEENETLVSFSTDSSADIFTRHLATIRETTPRRRKKTKSKAKRSVSRKSVEFESPRLSVFQRLIPCSVDGKVRESFAVVKKSEDPYEDFKRSMMEMILEKQMFHEKELEQLLHCFLSLNAREHHRVIVQAFSEIWEGLFCGSARSSGARVSRAL